GTAACATCAAACTAACCAATAAActactttaaacataaaaacattcttCTGTTAGGTTTCACTGTCCGAGGTTAACGGCTACTAGCCTTTGCTTCGAGCATCAGTGGTACCCACAAGCCCCACTCAAGACACTTTTTCAGAAGTATTTTCATCTTTCTGGGTTACATAAGTCACTGCAGCGCATTAACACACATGCTTCCTCAAGCGTGCAACATGCTGCACAGAGACGCTTCTTCTACCCTCCCTTCTCTCACACTTTTTACTGGCTGAATGACCAAATCAGCTCTGACAGGCTGAAGCTTTTCAtgcaactctgtgtgtgtgtgtgagtttttgtgtgtgtgtgtgtgtgtgtgtgtgtgtgtgtgtgtgtgtgtgtgtgtgtgtgtgtgtgtgtgtgtgtgtgtgtgtgtgtgtgtgtgtgtgtgtgtgtgtgtgtgtgtgtgtgtgtgtgtatgtgtgtgtgtttgtgtggaacCCATTGGAGTGGGATGTTCATATTGCACAAAAGAGCAGGGTCACACAGGAGCCTCTTCAGTGCGACAGGCTGCCGCTGTTTGTTCAGGCTGCTGAAGGGCTTCACATGCTGActgactgtctgactgtctgtgggTGCTGAGCTGCTGATGAAGGTGAGGGGGAGTGTGGGTGCTGTTTTAGGGATCCCTGTTGGGTGCTGGTCTACTTTCCCAAGGATATATTAACTTCAGACTGTGAGACAGAGTtttgttttctatgttttaaCCAAAAATCTAGATTATTAGTccttttagttgttgttttttcacagaGATTAAAAGTAACAAcggttttgttttctgttgacaCTGAAAAATCCTCTAATTTGTTTAATAAGATGATCATTTTAAGATTTATTATTCTAGTTGTCAAAGAAAGTTACCTGCACTTGAATGGAATTAGGGATGGTTTTAggctagattaaaaaaaaatatatttttctaaaaGTAAATAATGTCTCAATGAagtaaaaacataattaaagagTCATTAATATGTGctttaaaaaactatttttaGAGTTATAGTTCCTCTGAAAAGACGTGAGATatacagagaggaaacatgaagAGATATAAAGAGACGATTTCTGTGACATCAAAGTTTCTTGTTCCAATCAGACTCAACTTCTACTTCTAATATGAGTTAATTTTACCTTTTCATACCCGTAGGAAGTATTTAACAGAAATATTATCTTTTGCTTCTGATTATGAAATCATGTAACTTCTGTCAAGAGGATTTTTTCTATCAAAGTCTAATCCTTGACATTTaggagcaaaacaaaaaaaaccattttAAAGCATTTAAGTTTCTTTAAGAGAAGTAGATCAATTTTTGAATCCCTAATATTTCCCACATGTCTTTCCAACTTAATCAACATGATCTACTGGAGTACTGATGACACTTTTTCCCACACTGCAGGGAGGTTGTTGACTTGTTGTTGAAGCTCCGGCAAGCAGCAGAAATGATCATCAGGCTGGGCAGACTGACACCAGGATACTTCCGTCTCCTGCAGGTGGGTCACACCTCCTCACAGCACAAAAACTATGATCCATGAGTCTCTATGTTTAATTTGACTCGTTATGATACAGCACACATGGGATATTTTTCATTCAAACGACATGAAAGATGCATTTAAAGTTTTTGTAATCCAGAAAGCACAAATAAATCAGTCCAATTagtgaaacaaacatttaaaaagtaaagaaacTGACAAATGAACTTCTGGTATTTGTGTTAAGAGTTACTTTACATAAAGGGCGGTGACGAAGAACAGGTGAATTAATATTTTACAGGGAGATGACAGCGGCTCGTCTCAGGAGGTTACGTTATATAACCTGTTCAGACTCACAACACCGGTCAGGCACAGTGTCTGCATCAGTGTCTCTTCTTTGTCTACCATCAGGGGGGCTAAAGTCTGAACTCCTCATTTTACCCCTTATTTGGCTTTAACAAACAGTACAAGCTATAATATTGAAGATATCAAGAGGGTAGCATTACTATGAAGAGATGCTCAGATCTCATTGATTTATACTTTAACATCTCCATTCACTATTTAGTGCTAAAATctcaacttaaagctccttttaGGAGTTTCTAAcaaattataaaacagactgaagttatTATTGATGCCACTGTATGTTCttcaaaagtaaacaagaccatcagcatgaAGATTGACCAcattaataaatcattttttaatatctGAAGGCACTAccaggggggtaggtgtcagatgtgCCCAAGCGCAagtgtttaaagctgcagttcatcgaggatccgcctgaggctggctctggaagtaccggaagtcacatacacatgaatgggaaaaggccgatctttacagcagaaataaacatgtttacagtctggtacaaaagacaagtgtagtctggatagctcgttTCTCCatcggctctcactgtgaggggggtgaatttttttctaacgcaacaatTTTGAacatattgagattacaagtcttccaatgagaggcacagctgcctgcgggaatgctgcagctgttggctaggaggctcaaactccgcctctttacgtcacactggctcgacagcagcaatatggctgccgctgccgatttgcctcaaacagcacttcagaaacagatgggtgacgtcacggatactacgtccatattttacacagtctacgGATGTGCCTCTTTTATATCATAGCAAAGATAACATGACACAGACACTCGATAGGTGAtgcatttgtttgttgaaagacagaaggatgaagtttaattaaaataaaaacatgtacaggacaatataaataaaagaaagaagatgtatcactttgtccacagggggcaccaaaatcaacacaaaacagaggttcctaacaggagctttaatgttcaGCTGACTGTCACTTCCATATTTAGGAGATGGTGTGTAGTAACACAGTTGAAGACAAgtgcaaatataaaaaatactatgtgaagtgttttttagattttaattcAAAGCTCAGGAacttgaacatgtttaatatttataccTCTAGGGTCATGATTGGTGCTCTTTCAGGACAAATAATGGCACATATACTGTCTTAGATATTCTAACAACAGCTTGCTAACATGCTCAAAAAGACAGAGCTAACCTGCTGATGTTTAGTGGGTGTAGCAACTGTTTTTTGGTGAGTTCATTAGTATATTAGCATTTCTAACAAGTGCTTAACATTAAGTAGAGCTGAGACTGTTGTTAAAGTTCAATTAAATCAATTTAGAGTGTTTCAAATTTACCATGTTTGTCACATTCTTCAACAAATACTTCCTCAGGATGATTTTAATGTTATCATTGTCAGATATTCATGAAATTAGACACATCATAGTTACAAAAACTGTGTATAACACCTTTTAACTGCTCTCTAATTGAACTGTTTTGTgccttcttcatctctctcctcctgcagcgtcAGGTCTCAGGTGAGGTCCGGATGCAGCCACAGAGCAGTCTCATTGATCCCATCGCGATGACGATGGCCACACTGGGGATGGGAGTGTCTCTGTACAGCGCTAGGCAGATGGCCGACAGGGTCCATCTGaagcaccaccaccaccacggcTGAGCTCAGGGAGAATCACTCGGCCTGTCAGAGCGGCTCAGTGTGTGGTTTGAATGTTTGTGTACGTCTCAGAGGGTTTGTGATGGGGGTCAGAgagagtgtctgtgtttgtggtgttgatAGAAGGAAAATCTAAGTGTGCCAGGAGGAAAAAGTGAAGCACTGATCAGGAAGATTtgtcaataagtaaaaaaaaatgtcactttttgtacagtcatggcATTTACGAGCAAATATCAGTGAGGCCGTAGTTTGATAGGTCAGAATATTTGATCAACATTTCTattcaaatcaataaatgaacATATCAGGGTCCCTGCTTTAAAGTTAAGCATGCAGTCTGTATTGATCCTGTGTGAGGAAGTCCAGAAATCTTATGAAATGATTGCGTAGGAAATTTTATCTAAAAACAAGCTTGTATTTGTTGATTAGTCACGAGCTAGCACTTTTCCTTCAgaatatttcattcattcattcatagtTTAGCACCTTCATCTTTTAAATTTAGATTGTTAATCACAAAGCAGCTTCACGCTTTGAGTATTTActatgaaaaaagcatgatagcTTCAAAAAGGTACTTTTATCAAAGTCAGGTTTTTACTGGGAGTAAATACAATATGTCTATAAATGTACAGAGTTACTTAAATTCACTTTGTATAGAAAcaattttgtttaataaatgaaattctcaataaaaaaagttcacAGTTTTTGAAACctgtgtgaggatgtgtgtaTATTCATGTTCGGTATGGCTAAATCAGCGCTGAGGTTCTCAGGCTTCAGCTATGTGGAAAAAGTTTAGTGGGAAACAGAAGTTTTCAGGTGACTGCACAGACTGAAAAGAGCAACTCATGGGGATAAAACTCTGACAGAGGAAGTGATTTAGCAGCCAGGCTCTGTGACAACAATGAGACTGTGAGTTAAAGTCATTTATGGTACATTTTttgaaaagctgaaaaaaaatgtatcctaACGTATTGACATTAGTATGAAGACCAGCAAGGATcacaccatcaacaggatgCAATTTGGTTAGGGGAAGCTTATAAGAGGATCCACCGGCACAACCAACATTTAAGGCCCTATGtatggaaggaaagaaggataaTAGAAAGAAAAGAGGTGGGAAGTAAAGGTGTGGAATGTGAGAACGAAAGGGGATGAGGGGATAGGTTTGTATTTCTAAGAGTGTTGGAGGAGGCGCGAttgaggtgtggtcctgctcctgaaactttgctaTAAAGCATCACATATGGAGATCAAAGCATTACTTGGTGTTTTAAGAGCTTAAAATGGACATTACATCAATTAACTACAATTAAGTGaccattaaaacaaatataaaagatGAACCACAAAACTAAACTTCAAACTTTTGTGCTGTCCACCAGCTGAGCGTTTTTAGTTCActctcatccctccatcatTATTTCCTGCAGCAGCTTGTTAGGCTTCAGCAAAACAGCTCTAATTACATCTCAGTACTCAATCTGCACAGCACCAGCCAGCAGACAGACACGGGTAATAACTTGTTGCCTTAAATGGTGAAGTATCAAACCCTGAAAGAAACATATATCTCTCAGTGGGTTGGTTAAGACCACAGGCTATAACAAATGATCAACGTGATAGCTCAcataaagtgaagccaaaacaaattGGAGCTCCCCCCAGGCTTTTTATTTAGCCTTAATGTAACAAGGAAAaaaactcattgagatttaaattCTCTTTACAAGAGTAGCCTGGCATAGAAAGGCAGCAGCAGTGACGTTAATAATGCCTGcttcctccattataacagatggtaTATGGgtgaaactttaaaatcaaaatataccTCATAAGAAGTTTGTTCCAGTATAATTTATTTCGTGACAGGTAGTTTTAGCATGTTCATTCATATGCTAGTATTTATGTTccagagaagtttagttttaatcagTACCGGGATAGCACCAAGagtgctgtgggcctccgaGCTTCAGACCATGTTGTCTGcgcagggagatctcacatgtcagaCTGGTAGCtatttacatcccccctctgccaacccgactgcagcgtccaacgttctcaacgctgccatagccagactccagaaagactaccagagtgccctcttcctgatctcaggggacttcaaccatttattttctacGTAGCTTATTCTGTTTTCTggacatacttttattatcattattttcattgtatttgtatttatatctcattaattacttcttctattaatattatttgatattcttaattattgtgtataggagcaactttaatgactaaatttccccctgggataaatgaaatatttctgattctgattcttattaATATGGGATTTTTAAAAGAAGGGATGTCATGTCATGATGAAAGAGGATGCATATTGACAGTCATCAAGTTCCTAAAcacatagaaataaaataatgcaggTTAATACTAAAGAATATGGAGATGAGTGATTAGAACATGGGACCTTTTAAAGAAGGGATCATCAGTGTCATTACACAGgcttttttaaactcttaatTTCTATATGAAAAACCCAAACAACCTCTAATTTTCTGTTTCCAGCACCCTCCATTGGTCAGATAGAAGCCAGATGAGGATGTCTGACTCTGTGGGAAccagctgtgttgttgtttttactaaTCTCCTCTGATGGAGGCTCACAGACATGAAGAGGACATGTGGTCTGTGAATTATATGTTCATCCTGAGATTTTCTTGAAGTCACTCCAAATAGAAACTTCATTTTCACTTTACTACAATtcttcaatttaaaaataagatgtgagTGTTTCCAGTGAGAAGCTgcacagactggtgaagaaggccagctctgtcctgggctgcccaatggaccctgtggaggtggtggctgacaggtcttttcttcctgcagtggtcagactctataaccaatatatatatatatatatatgttgtaagatatgcttattttttacctctttaattttaattttaattgctgataactttttaataattgttactttataggctcttgtttgctttatatatattttttgcactgtctactttgttactttgacactagaatttccccgttgtgggacgggtaaaggactatcttatcttatcatatcttatcttatcttatcttatcttatctaatcttatcttatctttagacaggtagtccatatgaagcattttgagacgtttctggattgactttagttttgtttgtgcagttgaaagaaactgcaaatgtacagatggttcagaaggtgattaatttctttgctataaataacacaatttaagacggaagcttggggccatgaATAAATGGACCATGGGCtgtgattggcccccgggccatactttggacatTCCTGCTCTAGAGGCACATTGCTGCTGTGAACAGAAACAAGGTACAGCTGCTCTGTGCTTTACTTAAAGTGGTGCTTGTACTTTAGGATTTTTATTCACCACTGCACAATTTGAAACACACCAAAGATACTTGTGTTTTGAAGTCACAGATAAGTGCCCAGTGAGGAAACACTTAACCTTCCTCAGTTAGACTGTACAGTCTGACACATGCTGAGCTTGCGAGTGGGAATATACAGGCGTTTGATGAATCATGATAAGAGGAGCTCACTGCTTGTTTGCCAGAGAGGATCCATCTGCAGCCACAAATATCAATCAAACCGCTCTCTGGTCGTGGGTCATGAGATTTCTTTACAGGAGCAGACTCAAAAACAgactgttcagcttcttcctgtcagcggcagagatgctgcttccccagcagaccactccaaagaagatggctgatgccaccacagagtcaaagaaggacttcagaacaGCCCCTTCCActccaaaagacctgagtctcctgagcagaaagagtctgctttgtcccttcttgtacagcgcatttgagttgtctgaccagtccagtttgttgttcaggtgaacagccaggtacttgtaagatttcacaatctcaatgtctgTTCCCTGGATGTTTAACGGTTTAACCTCCGGCCGCAGGGTGTCGCTGTGAGCAGAGCAGCAGCGTGTTGACGTCATGACGGTGAACCTCCGGCCGCGCGGTGTCGCTGTGCGCTGAGCGGGAAACTCTTTGTttatcttaaaaaacaacatggaggacgaGCTGGATGTTGATATCGAGGGAGAGGAGTTTGACAGCAATATGAGgtgattatttttaatatttagatttataaacATGTAGACTGACAGCTGGTCCTCTGAGCCGGGGTCCGGACCGGTTCACCGGGACCTGGGTTCATTTTTCAGCccgacagaggagagggaagccGGGGTtagctgtctgtgtgtctgtgggcaTCTGGAGCTTCACCGCTCTGTTCGTGTTTACATACACTATAAtgttgcttttgttaattaaaatgttaatgtgtattttaattaatGTTAGTATtcattgtctgtgtgtgtgtgtgtgtgtgtctgtgtgtctgtctgtctgtctgtctgtctgtctgtctctctctgtgtgtgtctgtctgtgtctgtctctgtgtgtgtctgtctgtgtctgtgtgtgtgtgttgtacatCGATGCATGTGTGTCAGTGAGCTGCAGGGAGCAGGTCTGATCCAGGAACAGTTCTTACAGTCGGCATGGAAGAGCAGTGCCGGAGTGCTGGTATGTCTCCATGAAGCATACAGTCACCTGTTCAcctgtgtttacctgagagACTGTATCTGTGaccctgtgtctctgtgtctgtccctgtctgtctctgtgtctctctgcagccgtGGGAGCTGGACTCCTCCATCAGCCCGGAGAACAGAGAGGTGATCGAGAAGATGCTGCTGGAGGAACAGTATCCTTACAAACACAGacgttttatttttgttgtttattaaatctttaaataGATCTTCATTGTAAAAGAATCAGGAAACACAGTTTAAGTCATTCAGACcttcatcatcaatcaatcaatcaatcaatcgatcaatcaatcaatcaatctttatttgtatagcgccaaatcacaacaaacgttatctcaggacgcttttacaaacataggaggtctagaccactctatatcaaattatgaatttttaaaaattatattaCCTTCATCACACTATCTTTGAGTGAGCACAAATTCACctttacatgatttaaaaacacttttaatgaaACTTTCTTTCATATTACCCAAGCGAGCCCAGAGTGTCAGGGGTCTCTGGTTCAACTTCTGGCCACTGCGTGTCAGTCCCAGCTCTACCCTCCTCATATATATCACATCATATCTAAGAAAGGCAAAATGGCTCAACAAATAACTTAATAGAGACAGAAATCCAGACCTCAAAACACAGTTAGCACCTGAGACAGGATGAGCTTTTACCAGGAGTCTAAGAGACGCTGATGGAGCTGCTTCCAGTCGAGGTTTTAATGATCtttatatttaaacaaacacatcctTAAGACGAGTTAACATGTGATCACTGATCTTCAGCTCTACAGCGCTCCTTTCAAacatcagtgtgagtgtgtttgttcagATGACTCTGATCTTCCGTGTGTTAGTCCTGAGCCGTACCTGCAGATACTACCTGACAGGTGAGAAGGTTCAGGATCACATCTGGGAGAGTGGTACAAACAGCAAGTCCAAAGTGAAGAGGTGAGTCCGTTCCTCCTGCATGTCTCAGACGTTCTCTTGTCTGTGTGttggtgctcatgtctgtttttaccgCCTGCACGTTCAGGTCCCCAGCAAAGTCATCGACCTCAGGATTCTCATCCCGCTGGACCAAACAGGagagagagctgtttgaggaGGGGCTGGTAAGTGCAGCTGATGCTCAGGTTTACAGGTGTGactcctggtgtgtgtgtgttggtgtctgagctgtgtttctgtgcaggCTCAGTTTGGTCGAAGATGGACCAAGATCTCAAAGCTGTTGGGGAGCCGCTCCGTCCTTCAGGTCAAGAGTTACGCCCGACAGTACTTCAAACACAAGGTGAGACGTCTTCACCGTCACCTGTCATTCTTTAAAAGTCTTAACTCTTTGCTCTCCATCGTATTCAGACTCAGACCCTTCGTCAGACTGATCCagctctttctttatttcaggcTAAGTCTGAGCCGAGAGCTGccgcgccccctgctggtcctGCCCCGCCCCTGCAGCCTCCTCAGCCCTCCTCCAGTCAGCCTCCCACTCTGACCAACACTGTGAAGATAGAGAGACTGTCAGACGAGGAGAACGAGGAGGTGGACATCACTGACGACCTGAGTGATGAAGGAGACGTAGAGTCCTGTGCACCAGAGCAGTCGACAGAGACCAAGACCCACACAGACCCCCTGAAAGAGGAGCAGACTGAACCAGGTCTGACTGAGACTGAGGACCAGAGCAGCACCTTGTCTCCAAGTCTTGGGTCAAACACTGGGGGGACGGGGGTGAGGAGGGGGACTGATCAGAGAGGGCCAGTCCCTCCGGATCCTCCTCAGATAGGAGCTAAGATGGACTCGGAGCATGAGGACCAGAGATCTGAGTCTGAGGGTCCAGCACAGACCAGTCAGCTGGAGGAGACCTACAGTGACGGATCAGGTGAGTCTGAAGCTGTCCTGTGAATCCACCTCTTGATCTGTCCCTCCAGTCTCCCTCGTGAAGTGTCAGTGTGGTCGTTTCTGTCTCTTAGATCCTGCAGAGCGGAAGGAGCCAGAAGAGGAGGACCagcatgaggaagaggaggaggaggaagaggagctgaagGCCCCTGAGCAGGAGGTGGAGATGGACCTGGAGACCATCAGTGAGGAAGAGAAACAAGCGATCTCTGAGTTCTTTGAGGGCCGACCGTCCAAGACCCCGGAAAGATACCTGAAGATCCGAAACTACATCCTGGACCAGTGGTAAAAACCTGACGTGTGATCATGTTTCTTCATCACTTtgagcaggaagaggaagaggagctcatTATTCATTCTGTCCCCCAGGATGAAGAGCAGACCCAGATACCTGAACAAGACCTCAGTCCGGCCCGGTCTGAAGAACTGTGGAGACGTGAACTGCATCGGGAGGATCCACACCTACCTGGAGCTGATCGGAGCCATCAACTACGGCTGTGGTGAGTTCACTGAACCTGGGACAGAACGCTTCTGTCAGAAGAACAGTTAGAAACAGTCTTCAGGCGTCTGAGGGGATCAAAGATTGTTGTTGTGactccagctccagctcaggCCTCCTAGAAGTTGTGTGGCCTACAGGGTTAGGGGGTCAGGAGACCTCAAGACCTGTGTATGTAGTTGGGTGCTAAAGTGAAGAGCAGGGACACTGTAGAGGGTCTCCCTTTATGTCcaactttcttttcctctgtgtCCGCTCTCACAGAGCAAGCGGTCTACAACCGTCCCCGGGTGGTGGACCGGTCCCGGCAGAAGATAGGCAGGGATGTGATGGAGGCGTACCAGCTGGCTCAGAGGCTGCAAAGCATGGTGGGTAATCATGTGATGCAAACATTAAACATCTGATATGAGTGTAATGAGTCTGAACTGactgctgattggctgcatgtTGTAGCGGACCAGGAAGCGGCGTGTGAGGGACACGTGGGGGAACTGGCGTGACGCTAAAGACCTG
The genomic region above belongs to Notolabrus celidotus isolate fNotCel1 chromosome 2, fNotCel1.pri, whole genome shotgun sequence and contains:
- the mysm1 gene encoding histone H2A deubiquitinase MYSM1, with amino-acid sequence MEDELDVDIEGEEFDSNMSELQGAGLIQEQFLQSAWKSSAGVLPWELDSSISPENREVIEKMLLEEQYYLTGEKVQDHIWESGTNSKSKVKRSPAKSSTSGFSSRWTKQERELFEEGLAQFGRRWTKISKLLGSRSVLQVKSYARQYFKHKAKSEPRAAAPPAGPAPPLQPPQPSSSQPPTLTNTVKIERLSDEENEEVDITDDLSDEGDVESCAPEQSTETKTHTDPLKEEQTEPGLTETEDQSSTLSPSLGSNTGGTGVRRGTDQRGPVPPDPPQIGAKMDSEHEDQRSESEGPAQTSQLEETYSDGSDPAERKEPEEEDQHEEEEEEEEELKAPEQEVEMDLETISEEEKQAISEFFEGRPSKTPERYLKIRNYILDQWMKSRPRYLNKTSVRPGLKNCGDVNCIGRIHTYLELIGAINYGCEQAVYNRPRVVDRSRQKIGRDVMEAYQLAQRLQSMRTRKRRVRDTWGNWRDAKDLEGQTFEHLSAEELAQRREAMKNRPKPCRSSRSRESVDPFQLIPCRTFGEDVQEPFQVIVCAETLLIMDMHAHVSRGEVIGLLGGTFNEEEKVLKIRAAEPCNSVSTGLQCEMDPLSQTQACDVLSSLGLSVVGWYHSHPSFHPNPSVRDIDTQDQFQSYFSRGGAPFLGMILSPYDPANRSPHSQTTCLLVRESTEPSGPQKLPYRFDFLSSSDRPDWDQTMRRAQWIINKYCQAPGSVQMDRFFRKDSHLTCLEKMLSSLARYLEPLPDEEGDPFLTQIQALFLSDFISKQQQEEEEEEEEEEEEDEEEEGEPWSTFQRPVDSAEQGFDQLSAERPLQGGQDSGEDASVGEVKPTESSVVLHLGSVLSSEHDYLL